Proteins encoded within one genomic window of Sphingomonas sp. KRR8:
- a CDS encoding TcfC E-set like domain-containing protein, whose translation MTGRASLAGARAPLLTGCALLALTASPAWSATTAATAAVATARASATGGSSTGFEARVSAPDDFAALDGPRALVMDIYFSERRVGDARVTIDHGRVRFTDPAAVAALVPNLADPTALASQLASELDSNATLVCAQLNDTDCGVLRPEVAGIIVNEDRLRVDLFVNPRLLKTVAQGATGFLPKPDTGLSLASNFGLSLSGSGGHAPLYQAQTRNVLALGSGRIRSNVALASGFGVLVDDLVAELDRPDQRWSAGLFWAPGSDFTGERRILGVGFETQLDTRADRERLQGTPQFLFLQQPARVEVLVDGRLVDARYYEAGNNLIDTSHLPSGSYNLVLRIQEGGAPVREERRFFVRSAQMAPLGRPLFHAMAGLLANTRPGHPVSLDKQLYYSAGANIRLSRWFGVESGATGTRNKVIVQAGGYVATSVVRVRALGFMSSAHDHGALLQVASGDLGRLQFNFDLRRVNSRFGGALLPLQDSGFGFDGRQADANEVRNGNFTQLNGNVGFQFGALALQVTGFYRGDHQMRDYSIGPSATWRVGQIGGLQFTMLSDFQFTRMGKAGFIGARMTMNRGAFTTVSSAGGAFSRGSDGSNRARAVTNISSQWQTQPFEDAQLALTGGLNRDQTESSLQGSASLQSRFGTARADVIKRLGGDFGYSLSIQSGGAARGDGVIVGGRELTESALIATVRGRGGAFELLVDGIPRGRIINGRSLPIFLSPYRSYKIQLKPLSGGAIDFDAAPRTVTLYPGNVAHAVWTAKKMTTVFGKLVDGGGRPLGGARVADGTEDMVTADSGWFQFDQQGAKSLRFIRPDGNPCAVALPALPADKDYLSLGTVTCS comes from the coding sequence ATGACGGGACGGGCTAGTCTCGCGGGCGCCCGCGCGCCGCTGCTGACCGGCTGCGCCTTGCTGGCGCTGACGGCGTCACCGGCGTGGAGCGCCACCACCGCCGCGACGGCGGCCGTGGCGACGGCGCGTGCGTCCGCCACCGGCGGCAGCAGCACCGGCTTTGAAGCGCGAGTCAGCGCGCCCGACGATTTCGCCGCACTGGACGGTCCTCGCGCGCTGGTGATGGACATCTACTTCAGCGAGCGCCGAGTCGGTGACGCACGGGTCACCATCGACCATGGCCGGGTCCGCTTCACCGATCCTGCCGCAGTCGCCGCCCTGGTCCCCAACCTTGCCGATCCAACAGCGCTTGCGAGCCAGCTTGCAAGCGAACTCGACAGCAACGCCACGCTGGTCTGTGCCCAGCTCAACGATACCGATTGCGGGGTCCTTCGGCCCGAGGTGGCGGGAATCATCGTCAACGAGGACCGCCTGCGGGTCGATCTGTTCGTCAATCCGCGCCTCCTCAAGACCGTCGCGCAAGGCGCAACCGGATTCCTGCCCAAGCCGGACACGGGCCTCTCGCTCGCCAGCAACTTCGGCCTCAGCCTCTCGGGCAGTGGCGGCCACGCGCCGCTTTACCAGGCCCAGACCCGCAATGTCCTTGCGCTCGGCAGCGGCCGGATCCGCAGCAACGTCGCCCTTGCTTCCGGCTTCGGAGTGCTGGTCGACGATCTCGTCGCCGAGCTCGACCGTCCCGACCAGCGCTGGTCGGCCGGCCTGTTCTGGGCGCCGGGAAGCGACTTCACGGGAGAACGGCGGATCCTGGGAGTCGGCTTCGAAACGCAGCTCGATACCCGCGCCGACCGCGAGCGCCTGCAAGGCACCCCGCAGTTCCTCTTCCTGCAGCAGCCGGCCCGCGTCGAAGTGCTGGTCGACGGCCGTCTGGTCGACGCGCGCTACTATGAGGCGGGCAACAATCTCATCGACACCTCCCACTTGCCCAGCGGCTCCTACAATCTGGTGCTTCGAATCCAGGAGGGCGGGGCCCCGGTCCGGGAGGAGCGGCGGTTCTTCGTCCGCAGCGCGCAGATGGCACCGCTTGGGCGGCCGCTGTTTCACGCCATGGCGGGCCTTCTCGCCAATACCCGTCCCGGTCACCCGGTCAGCCTCGACAAGCAACTCTACTACAGCGCCGGGGCCAACATCCGCCTCTCGCGCTGGTTCGGGGTGGAGAGCGGGGCCACGGGCACCCGGAACAAGGTAATTGTCCAGGCCGGCGGCTACGTCGCGACCAGCGTGGTCCGCGTCAGGGCCCTCGGCTTCATGTCGAGCGCGCATGACCACGGAGCCCTGCTCCAGGTCGCCTCGGGGGACCTTGGCCGGCTGCAGTTCAATTTCGACCTGCGCCGGGTCAACAGCCGGTTCGGCGGCGCGCTGCTGCCCCTGCAGGACAGCGGGTTCGGCTTCGACGGGCGGCAGGCGGACGCCAACGAGGTCCGCAACGGCAACTTCACGCAGCTCAATGGCAATGTCGGGTTCCAGTTCGGCGCGCTGGCCCTGCAGGTCACCGGTTTCTACCGCGGTGACCACCAGATGCGCGACTACAGCATCGGGCCGAGCGCCACCTGGCGGGTCGGGCAGATCGGCGGCCTCCAGTTCACGATGCTGTCGGACTTCCAGTTCACCCGGATGGGCAAGGCCGGCTTCATTGGCGCGCGCATGACGATGAACCGCGGTGCCTTTACCACCGTCAGCAGCGCCGGCGGTGCCTTCAGTCGCGGCTCGGACGGGAGCAATCGCGCCCGTGCCGTCACCAACATCTCGAGCCAGTGGCAGACCCAGCCATTCGAAGACGCGCAGCTGGCGCTCACCGGTGGGCTCAACCGCGACCAGACCGAGAGCAGCCTCCAGGGCAGCGCCAGCCTCCAGAGCCGCTTCGGCACCGCCCGCGCCGATGTGATCAAGCGGCTCGGCGGCGACTTCGGCTATTCGCTCAGCATCCAGTCGGGCGGTGCGGCGCGCGGTGACGGTGTGATCGTCGGCGGACGTGAGCTGACCGAAAGCGCGTTGATCGCCACCGTGCGCGGCCGTGGCGGCGCGTTCGAGCTGCTGGTCGATGGAATCCCGCGCGGACGGATCATCAACGGCCGCAGCCTGCCGATCTTCCTCTCGCCCTATCGCAGCTACAAGATCCAGCTGAAGCCGCTGTCCGGCGGCGCGATCGATTTCGATGCCGCGCCGCGCACCGTCACACTCTACCCCGGCAATGTCGCCCACGCAGTCTGGACAGCGAAGAAAATGACCACCGTGTTCGGCAAGCTGGTCGACGGCGGCGGCCGCCCGCTCGGCGGTGCCCGCGTCGCCGACGGAACGGAGGACATGGTGACCGCCGACAGTGGCTGGTTCCAGTTCGACCAGCAGGGTGCGAAGTCGTTG
- a CDS encoding DNA translocase FtsK 4TM domain-containing protein, giving the protein MDTLKAFALRTLGALLLAASLGLAVSLLTHQSTDPSWSTAAGGPAENWLGAPGAYLSDILLLLFGIGAILFLPVIAMAGIRLLRGETAGRPGRALLLTGIGALLLGGALGLTAGSAVSGLPGGWGGALGLAGAHGLEFGLEKIGNAAIAGPMRLALIVVLALAGVALAFLALGLRDDERGWVAERFRRADREDRPVKPRKTAAAREKRIEDSVATPPRSRPEVSVMEPSGAIKPARGKADKTASRAQQQSLALGDNYQLPPIDLLTAPPANSRAPIDKAGLERNARLLEGVLEDFHVRGEIVEVRPGPVVTMYELEPASGIKASRVIQLADDIARNMSALSARVATIPGRSVIGIELPNVKRETVALRELIASQAFEDQSMSLPLILGKNIAGDPVIADLAPMPHLLVAGTTGSGKSVGLNAMILSLLYRMTPDECRMIMIDPKMLELSVYDDIPHLLSPVVTEPAKAIRALKWAVEQMEERYRMMASLGVRALKSFNEKVLDAKARGTKLGRRVQTGYDADSGQPIYETEELEYEVLPQVVVVVDELADLMMTAGKEVEFLIQRLAQKARAAGIHLIMATQRPSVDVITGVIKANLPTRISFQVTSKIDSRTILGEQGAEQLLGKGDMLYMPGGKQILRVHGPFVSDEEVRAVAEHWRRQGTPDYIQAVTEEPEDGGYLLDGAPAGEDDAESQLYRKAIQIVAESQKASTSYLQRQLRVGYNSAARLIERMEKDGRVGQPDHVGRREVLMDMDGHIL; this is encoded by the coding sequence ATGGACACGCTCAAGGCGTTTGCCCTGCGGACGCTCGGCGCGCTGCTGCTCGCGGCCAGCCTTGGCCTCGCCGTTTCCCTGCTCACGCATCAGAGCACCGACCCCAGCTGGAGCACCGCTGCCGGCGGACCGGCCGAGAACTGGCTGGGTGCGCCCGGTGCCTACCTGTCAGACATCCTCCTTTTGCTGTTCGGGATTGGCGCGATCCTGTTCCTCCCGGTGATCGCCATGGCTGGCATCCGGTTGCTTCGCGGCGAGACCGCCGGTCGTCCGGGCCGGGCCTTGCTGTTGACGGGAATCGGGGCCCTGCTGCTCGGCGGTGCTCTTGGCCTCACCGCCGGTTCGGCGGTCTCCGGTTTGCCGGGTGGTTGGGGTGGCGCACTTGGCCTCGCTGGCGCTCATGGCCTGGAGTTCGGCCTGGAGAAAATCGGCAATGCGGCGATCGCCGGGCCGATGCGGCTGGCGCTGATCGTAGTGCTGGCGCTCGCCGGCGTCGCGCTGGCGTTCCTGGCGCTTGGCTTGCGCGATGACGAGCGTGGCTGGGTGGCGGAGCGCTTCCGCCGCGCCGACCGCGAGGATCGCCCGGTCAAGCCGCGCAAGACCGCAGCTGCGCGCGAGAAAAGGATTGAGGACAGTGTCGCCACTCCGCCGCGCTCCCGGCCGGAGGTTTCCGTCATGGAGCCGAGTGGAGCAATCAAGCCCGCACGTGGCAAGGCGGACAAGACAGCGAGCCGGGCACAGCAGCAGAGCCTGGCGCTCGGCGACAATTACCAGTTGCCCCCCATCGACTTGCTGACGGCCCCCCCGGCGAACAGCCGCGCCCCGATCGACAAGGCCGGGCTTGAACGCAATGCCCGCCTGCTTGAAGGGGTGCTCGAGGACTTTCACGTCCGCGGCGAGATCGTCGAGGTGCGTCCGGGTCCGGTCGTCACCATGTACGAGCTGGAGCCCGCCAGCGGCATCAAGGCGAGCCGCGTCATCCAGCTGGCCGACGATATCGCCCGGAACATGTCGGCGCTGTCCGCACGCGTCGCCACCATCCCCGGCCGCAGCGTGATCGGGATCGAGCTGCCCAACGTAAAGCGCGAAACGGTCGCTCTTCGCGAACTCATCGCCAGCCAGGCGTTCGAGGACCAGTCGATGAGCCTGCCACTGATCCTCGGCAAGAACATCGCCGGGGATCCGGTGATCGCCGACCTCGCGCCCATGCCGCACCTGCTGGTCGCCGGCACCACCGGCTCGGGCAAGTCGGTTGGCTTGAACGCCATGATCCTGTCGCTGCTCTACCGGATGACCCCGGACGAGTGCCGGATGATCATGATCGATCCCAAGATGCTCGAACTCAGCGTCTACGACGACATCCCGCACCTGTTGTCGCCGGTCGTGACGGAGCCGGCCAAGGCGATCCGCGCGCTTAAGTGGGCGGTCGAGCAGATGGAGGAACGCTATCGCATGATGGCGAGCCTCGGCGTGCGCGCGCTCAAGAGCTTCAACGAGAAGGTGCTGGACGCCAAGGCTCGGGGCACGAAGCTCGGGCGGCGGGTGCAGACCGGCTATGATGCCGACAGCGGTCAGCCCATCTACGAGACGGAAGAGCTCGAATACGAAGTCCTGCCGCAGGTGGTGGTGGTGGTCGACGAGCTGGCCGACCTGATGATGACCGCCGGCAAGGAGGTCGAGTTCCTGATCCAGCGGCTGGCCCAGAAGGCCCGCGCCGCCGGCATCCACCTGATCATGGCCACGCAGCGCCCCTCGGTCGACGTCATCACTGGCGTCATCAAGGCCAACCTTCCCACCCGCATCAGCTTCCAGGTCACCAGCAAGATCGACAGCCGCACCATCCTTGGCGAGCAGGGCGCCGAGCAGCTGCTGGGCAAGGGCGACATGCTCTACATGCCCGGCGGCAAGCAGATCCTGCGCGTCCATGGCCCCTTCGTCAGCGACGAGGAGGTCCGCGCGGTCGCCGAGCATTGGCGGCGTCAGGGCACGCCCGACTATATCCAGGCGGTCACCGAAGAGCCGGAGGACGGCGGCTACCTGCTCGACGGAGCCCCAGCTGGCGAGGACGATGCGGAAAGCCAGCTGTACCGGAAGGCAATCCAGATCGTCGCGGAAAGCCAGAAGGCGTCAACCTCCTATCTCCAGCGCCAGCTACGCGTTGGCTACAATAGCGCGGCACGGCTGATCGAGCGGATGGAGAAGGACGGCCGGGTGGGTCAGCCCGACCATGTCGGCAGGCGTGAGGTGTTGATGGACATGGACGGCCACATTCTCTGA
- a CDS encoding outer membrane lipoprotein carrier protein LolA codes for MTFSSFSARLLAPVAAVAMATSSGTALAQSADSLGQVERSLAATQSLVANFIQTDQKNRQLRGTLQLKRPGKIRFEYGAGANMLLVADGKKLTFIDYDVGQKNSWGIGNSPLSVLLSPQPDLKRIATLVPTSDPRILLVRARDNRRPEFGTIILAFVKSGAAPGGLRLEGWTAIDAQSKRTTVKLDSQRYNVPIPDGAFSYAEPKSRK; via the coding sequence ATGACCTTCTCAAGCTTTTCCGCGCGTTTGCTCGCGCCCGTTGCCGCGGTGGCTATGGCCACCTCCAGCGGCACGGCACTCGCGCAGAGCGCCGACTCCCTTGGCCAGGTGGAACGCTCGCTTGCGGCCACCCAGTCGCTGGTCGCCAACTTCATCCAGACGGACCAGAAGAACCGCCAATTGCGCGGCACGCTGCAACTCAAGCGCCCCGGCAAGATCCGGTTTGAATATGGTGCCGGTGCCAATATGCTGCTGGTCGCCGACGGCAAGAAGCTGACGTTCATCGACTATGACGTCGGGCAGAAGAATAGTTGGGGCATCGGCAACTCGCCATTGTCGGTCCTGCTTTCACCGCAGCCCGACCTGAAGCGGATTGCGACGCTGGTCCCGACCAGCGACCCGCGCATCCTGCTGGTTCGCGCGCGTGACAACCGCCGGCCGGAGTTCGGCACCATCATCCTCGCCTTCGTGAAGAGCGGTGCGGCACCGGGCGGCCTCCGGCTGGAGGGCTGGACGGCCATCGACGCGCAGAGCAAGCGAACCACCGTCAAGCTCGACAGCCAGCGCTACAATGTCCCCATTCCCGACGGAGCCTTCAGCTATGCCGAGCCCAAGTCGCGGAAATAA
- a CDS encoding tetratricopeptide repeat protein, producing MPLDLPFEHGINALVATLGLSADERDAIAKFQKDVLEPSMTGLVILDFWAEWCGPCKQLGPVLEKVAADYATKGVRLVKVDVDQDKVIAAQFRIQSIPTIYAFFGGQPVADLTPYRSEGQIKKALDQLLGQLNVQGEEQALEAEIEPLIAMGEEVLDSGDAARATNIFRQIQEMAPDNPQVIGGLVRALIAEGHKDEARALLDSAPAEVAGDPAIARAKAALALTAAAPAEPTDALEQRLAANPDDHEARYELAGARMANGDRDGAADALLDLIQRDRGWNDGAARTRFLQLLEASGLEDPWARAQRRRLSALLFT from the coding sequence ATGCCCCTCGACCTTCCGTTCGAGCATGGGATCAACGCACTCGTGGCCACTCTGGGACTAAGCGCGGACGAGCGCGACGCCATTGCCAAGTTCCAGAAGGACGTGCTCGAGCCGTCGATGACGGGGCTGGTGATCCTCGACTTCTGGGCGGAGTGGTGCGGACCGTGCAAGCAGCTCGGTCCGGTGCTCGAGAAGGTCGCCGCCGACTACGCGACGAAAGGCGTTAGGCTGGTCAAGGTCGACGTCGACCAGGACAAGGTCATCGCGGCCCAGTTCCGCATTCAGTCGATCCCGACGATTTATGCTTTCTTTGGCGGCCAGCCGGTCGCGGACCTGACGCCCTACCGCAGTGAGGGGCAGATCAAGAAGGCGCTCGACCAGTTGCTCGGCCAGCTGAACGTTCAGGGTGAGGAACAGGCGCTGGAGGCGGAGATCGAGCCGCTGATCGCCATGGGTGAGGAGGTGCTGGACAGCGGCGACGCTGCGCGGGCCACCAACATCTTCCGCCAGATACAGGAGATGGCGCCCGACAATCCGCAGGTGATCGGCGGCCTGGTCCGCGCGCTCATCGCCGAAGGTCACAAGGACGAAGCCCGGGCTCTGCTCGATTCGGCACCGGCCGAGGTCGCCGGCGATCCCGCGATCGCCCGCGCGAAGGCCGCGCTTGCGCTAACGGCCGCGGCTCCGGCCGAGCCGACCGATGCGCTGGAGCAGCGGCTCGCCGCCAACCCGGATGATCATGAGGCCCGCTACGAACTGGCTGGTGCGCGGATGGCCAATGGCGACCGCGACGGCGCGGCCGATGCGCTGCTCGACCTGATCCAGCGCGACCGCGGCTGGAACGACGGTGCGGCCCGGACGCGCTTTCTGCAGTTGCTTGAAGCATCCGGCCTGGAAGACCCGTGGGCGCGGGCGCAGCGCCGCCGGCTGTCGGCACTGCTGTTCACATGA
- the ribA gene encoding GTP cyclohydrolase II encodes MNQVRAAVAVLAAGQAITVGDLTVASVETGEDPGGDLLISGERAAALGLGQRREAADPQQPVLVLRSDWLDSAAVRRLVDPSLDFSRGPLGPLALGSVSDGSSAAAALTLARLASLLPALWLAPAGSSVLRIGTEEARAASHRRHVTLAARARLPIDGVDVETQIAVFRSAEDGSEHAAIIVGAPSGTPPLVRLHSECLTGDVFGSLKCDCGPQLKAALRLIANGGGGVLLYLRDEGRGIGLSNKIRAYQLQDRGLDTVEANRRLGFPDDVRDYALAAAMLRTFGIDRVRLLTNNPAKLAGLQQAGIAVVERVAHHMPANPHNADYLDTKRRKSGHLD; translated from the coding sequence GTGAACCAGGTCCGCGCGGCAGTCGCCGTGCTGGCGGCAGGGCAAGCGATCACCGTGGGCGACCTGACGGTCGCATCGGTCGAGACTGGCGAAGACCCCGGCGGCGACCTTCTGATAAGTGGCGAACGGGCCGCCGCGCTTGGGCTTGGCCAGCGCCGGGAAGCCGCCGACCCGCAACAGCCCGTGCTTGTCCTTCGCTCCGATTGGCTTGATTCGGCCGCGGTTCGCCGGCTGGTCGATCCCAGCCTGGATTTCAGCCGTGGACCGCTCGGCCCGCTTGCGCTCGGCAGCGTGAGTGACGGCAGCAGCGCGGCGGCAGCCTTGACGCTCGCCCGCCTAGCGTCTCTCCTGCCGGCGCTCTGGCTAGCCCCGGCCGGATCGTCCGTCCTTCGAATTGGCACCGAAGAAGCGCGGGCAGCGAGCCATCGGCGCCACGTCACCCTCGCCGCCCGCGCGCGCCTCCCTATCGACGGAGTCGATGTCGAGACGCAAATCGCGGTTTTTCGCTCGGCCGAGGACGGCAGTGAGCACGCCGCCATCATCGTTGGCGCACCGAGTGGCACACCTCCGCTCGTTCGGCTGCACAGCGAGTGCCTGACTGGCGACGTATTCGGCAGCCTCAAGTGCGATTGCGGGCCGCAACTCAAAGCCGCGCTCCGGCTGATCGCGAATGGCGGCGGAGGCGTCCTCCTTTACCTGCGCGACGAGGGACGGGGCATCGGCCTCAGCAACAAGATCCGCGCCTATCAGCTGCAGGACCGTGGTTTGGACACCGTCGAGGCCAACCGGCGCCTCGGCTTCCCGGATGATGTGCGGGATTATGCGTTGGCGGCCGCCATGCTGCGCACGTTCGGCATCGACCGCGTTCGGCTGCTGACCAACAATCCGGCCAAGCTGGCGGGGCTTCAACAGGCGGGGATCGCGGTGGTGGAGCGCGTTGCCCATCACATGCCGGCCAACCCGCACAATGCGGATTACCTCGACACGAAGCGCCGGAAGAGCGGTCACCTGGACTGA
- a CDS encoding YggS family pyridoxal phosphate-dependent enzyme, which translates to MIDAATRLASVRDGIAAAARTAGRDPDSVTLVAVSKTRSAGEVEELIAAGQKIFGESRVQEAADKWSGLKAAHPDVTLHCIGRLQSNKADEAVQLFDVIHSLDRASLLDALVRAGERAGRYPAVYVQVNIGAEEQKGGVALAELPAFLDQVRASPLPLAGLMCIPPAGVEPSPYFALLAKLARRHDVTGLSMGMSGDYKAAVMLGATVVRVGTALFAD; encoded by the coding sequence GTGATTGATGCTGCTACCCGCCTTGCCTCCGTTCGAGACGGGATTGCCGCCGCAGCCCGAACTGCAGGGCGCGACCCTGATTCGGTGACCTTGGTGGCCGTGTCCAAGACCAGGTCCGCGGGGGAGGTGGAGGAACTCATTGCTGCCGGGCAGAAGATCTTCGGCGAAAGCCGGGTGCAGGAAGCCGCGGACAAATGGTCCGGGCTCAAGGCTGCGCACCCTGACGTTACGCTGCACTGCATCGGCCGCCTGCAGTCCAACAAGGCGGACGAAGCGGTTCAGCTGTTCGACGTGATCCACTCGCTCGACCGGGCAAGCCTGCTCGACGCGCTGGTCAGGGCGGGGGAGCGAGCGGGTCGCTATCCCGCTGTCTATGTCCAGGTGAACATCGGCGCCGAGGAACAGAAGGGCGGCGTGGCGCTGGCCGAGTTGCCGGCGTTCCTCGACCAGGTGCGCGCCAGTCCGCTGCCGCTGGCCGGGCTGATGTGCATTCCGCCCGCGGGGGTGGAGCCGTCACCCTATTTCGCGCTGCTCGCCAAGCTGGCGCGGCGTCATGACGTCACCGGCCTCAGCATGGGGATGAGCGGCGATTACAAGGCAGCGGTCATGCTGGGGGCGACGGTCGTGCGGGTGGGCACCGCTTTATTCGCGGACTGA
- a CDS encoding LON peptidase substrate-binding domain-containing protein, with product MSGTSLRIPLFPIGGAILFPRSQLPLHVFEPRYRTMIEDASAGAARIGMIQPLGTGDDPQHPPLYRVGCVGEIVGLEELDDGRFNLVLQGSTRFRLIAEADVGTPYRQADVDEGAFDDSDPDPLGLAQRSEVEREARRLGDAMGLTVDWSAVGRLDDEMLVNAIAQVAPFDVGAKQALLEAATLPERADLLVQLMQFLRLAVGGGEQSPRLQ from the coding sequence ATGAGCGGGACGTCGTTGCGGATTCCGCTCTTCCCGATTGGCGGAGCCATCCTGTTTCCGCGCAGCCAGTTACCGCTGCACGTGTTCGAGCCGCGCTATCGGACGATGATCGAGGACGCGAGTGCCGGCGCGGCCCGAATCGGGATGATCCAGCCTCTGGGCACGGGCGACGATCCGCAGCATCCACCGCTCTATCGCGTCGGCTGCGTCGGCGAGATCGTGGGTTTGGAAGAGCTGGACGATGGCCGGTTCAACCTCGTCCTGCAGGGCTCGACCCGCTTCCGCCTGATCGCCGAGGCCGACGTCGGCACGCCCTATCGCCAGGCCGACGTCGATGAGGGCGCGTTCGACGACAGCGATCCCGATCCGCTTGGCCTAGCGCAGCGTTCGGAAGTCGAGCGCGAGGCGCGGCGGCTGGGTGATGCGATGGGTTTGACGGTGGACTGGTCGGCAGTCGGGCGTTTGGACGACGAAATGCTGGTCAATGCCATCGCCCAGGTCGCGCCATTTGACGTCGGGGCCAAGCAGGCATTGCTCGAGGCCGCGACACTGCCGGAGCGCGCCGACCTGCTGGTCCAGCTGATGCAGTTTCTAAGGCTGGCCGTCGGCGGCGGCGAGCAGAGCCCGCGCCTGCAATAA
- a CDS encoding FAD-dependent monooxygenase — MISGDCIILGGGLVGLTLASALDASGMTSVVIDPADPDLRKDAAFDGRTSAISSSSMRLLRTIGVAEHFPEAGSPIREIRASDGLAPGGLTFEAEPDEPLGWMHENRHLRAALRTRAEAGTGITLLWQSSAATIDRGEFGVTVALSDGREVRAPLLIVAEGRNSPTRDAAGIRLARWRYDHNAIVSTLAHERPHDDVAYEIFFPDGPFALLPMTDMADGSHRSALVWSISGADAPGWLSLSDEDFASEVKAAMGGFLGNIRMTAPRSTYPLGFHHAARITDHRMALVGDAAHGIHPIAGQGLNLGLRDAAALAEVLVDGARLGLEPGNAQLLDRYQKWRALDTLSVALSTDSLARIYGVPGKAASAVRRFGMALIDRMEPIKERLNAEARGTSGDLPLLLRGLPI, encoded by the coding sequence ATGATCAGCGGCGATTGCATCATTCTTGGGGGCGGCCTGGTCGGATTGACCCTGGCTTCCGCCCTGGACGCCAGCGGCATGACCAGCGTGGTCATCGACCCCGCCGACCCCGACCTCCGCAAGGACGCCGCCTTCGACGGCCGCACCAGCGCCATTTCGTCCTCGTCCATGCGACTGCTGCGGACGATCGGGGTGGCGGAGCACTTTCCCGAGGCGGGTAGTCCGATCAGGGAGATCCGGGCGTCCGACGGGCTCGCGCCCGGTGGGCTGACGTTCGAGGCGGAACCGGACGAGCCGCTCGGCTGGATGCACGAGAACCGGCACCTGCGCGCGGCCCTGCGGACACGGGCCGAGGCGGGGACGGGGATCACCCTGCTGTGGCAGAGCAGCGCGGCAACCATCGACCGGGGCGAGTTCGGCGTGACGGTCGCGCTGTCTGACGGCCGCGAGGTCCGAGCGCCGCTGCTGATCGTGGCGGAAGGGCGCAATTCGCCCACGCGCGATGCGGCGGGCATCCGGCTGGCGCGCTGGCGTTACGACCACAATGCGATCGTTTCCACGCTGGCGCATGAACGCCCGCACGACGACGTCGCTTATGAGATCTTCTTCCCGGATGGCCCGTTCGCGCTGCTGCCCATGACCGACATGGCGGATGGTTCGCACCGCTCGGCGCTAGTCTGGTCGATCAGTGGGGCCGATGCGCCGGGCTGGCTGAGCCTCAGCGACGAGGACTTCGCGTCCGAGGTCAAGGCGGCCATGGGCGGCTTTCTCGGAAACATCCGCATGACCGCGCCGCGATCGACCTACCCGCTCGGGTTCCATCATGCGGCCCGCATCACCGATCACCGGATGGCGCTGGTCGGTGACGCCGCGCATGGCATCCACCCGATTGCGGGACAGGGGCTGAACCTCGGTCTGCGCGATGCTGCGGCGCTGGCGGAGGTGCTGGTGGATGGCGCGCGCCTCGGGCTGGAGCCCGGCAACGCCCAGCTGCTCGACCGATACCAGAAGTGGCGAGCGCTCGACACGCTGTCGGTGGCGCTGTCGACCGACAGCCTGGCCCGCATCTACGGCGTGCCCGGCAAGGCGGCATCGGCGGTGCGACGCTTCGGCATGGCGCTGATCGACAGGATGGAGCCGATCAAGGAACGGCTCAACGCCGAGGCGCGAGGAACCAGCGGCGACCTCCCGCTGCTGTTGCGCGGACTTCCGATCTAA
- the xth gene encoding exodeoxyribonuclease III, with protein MKIASWNINSVRARATIVERFLTEEAPDVLCLQETKAANDVFPCDLFHRLGYVHQQLNGQRMHHGVAILSRVPLADSGSHDWQDNGEARHVGARLPGGLRIENVYVPAGGDVPDRRLNPKFGQKLDFLERMTRWSEGLSEPTVIVGDFNVAPLECDVWSHKALLDVVSHTPIEVETLGRLQAAHGWVDLGRQFIPAPARNYTWWSYRSADWTKNDRGRRLDHMWCSPELAGQATGHAVHEPCRAWEKPSDHVPLVVEFAL; from the coding sequence CTGAAGATCGCCAGCTGGAACATCAATTCGGTGCGCGCCCGCGCCACCATCGTCGAGCGCTTTCTGACCGAGGAAGCGCCCGATGTGCTTTGCCTCCAGGAAACCAAGGCCGCCAACGATGTCTTCCCCTGCGACCTGTTCCACCGTCTGGGCTACGTCCATCAGCAGCTGAACGGCCAGCGCATGCATCATGGCGTGGCGATCCTCTCACGGGTGCCGCTTGCTGATTCTGGAAGTCACGACTGGCAGGACAATGGCGAAGCGCGGCATGTTGGCGCGCGACTACCGGGCGGACTTCGGATCGAGAATGTCTATGTTCCGGCCGGCGGCGACGTGCCCGACCGGAGGCTCAACCCCAAGTTCGGTCAGAAGCTCGACTTCCTCGAGCGAATGACCCGCTGGTCGGAAGGCCTGAGCGAACCAACCGTGATCGTTGGTGACTTCAACGTCGCCCCGCTCGAATGCGACGTGTGGAGCCACAAGGCGCTGCTCGACGTGGTCAGCCACACGCCGATCGAGGTAGAGACGCTGGGCCGACTGCAAGCGGCGCACGGATGGGTCGATCTGGGCCGGCAGTTCATCCCGGCCCCTGCCCGCAACTACACCTGGTGGAGCTATCGCTCGGCCGACTGGACGAAGAATGACCGTGGGCGGCGTCTTGACCATATGTGGTGCTCGCCCGAATTGGCCGGGCAGGCGACCGGCCATGCCGTGCACGAGCCCTGCCGCGCGTGGGAAAAGCCGTCCGACCATGTGCCATTGGTGGTCGAGTTCGCCCTGTGA